In one Rutidosis leptorrhynchoides isolate AG116_Rl617_1_P2 chromosome 8, CSIRO_AGI_Rlap_v1, whole genome shotgun sequence genomic region, the following are encoded:
- the LOC139864838 gene encoding organelle RRM domain-containing protein 6, chloroplastic, producing MSTTVWLKPTTGASSLPIRSLNSKPLKHLRACFIQYPLATKIMVRNLSYSTSESCLKEEFSNFGQIAEVKVVKDQTSKKSKGYAFIQYTNQDDAMSALESMDEKYLDGRVIFVELAKPVKDKKSAYPKTSGPPHESTISVRKELED from the exons ATGTCAACAACTGTATGGTTGAAACCAACAACCGGAGCTTCATCTTTACCAATTCGTTCGCTCAATTCAAAACCTTTAAAGCATCTGCGTGCTTGTTTCATCCAATACCCATTAGCTACCAAAATTATGGTCAGAA ATTTATCATACTCTACAAGCGAAAGTTGTTTAAAGGAAGAATTTTCAAATTTTGGCCAGATAGCTGAAG TTAAGGTTGTTAAGGATCAGACCTCAAAGAAATCAAAAGGATATGCATTCATCCAATATACAAATCAAGATGATGCCATGAGCGCGCTCGAGAGCATGGATGAAaaa TATCTTGATGGGAGAGTTATATTCGTGGAGCTTGCAAAACCTGTGAAGGATAAAAAAAGTGCGTACCCAAAAACATCTGGACCACCCCATGAATCAACCATATCGGTTCGAAAGGAGCTGGAAGATTAA